From a single Microbacterium terrisoli genomic region:
- a CDS encoding NUDIX hydrolase, with protein sequence MSETAVYAAGGVVWRLVDGRVNILVIHRTAYADVTLPKGKVDPGETLAETAVREIFEETGIHVHLGVPVGVSRYTLPSKRTKIVHYWAAHATDDAIRASQFVPNKEIAAIEWLTPKKARSRMSYPVDVEILDNFTRLIDDGVLHTFPIVVLRHAKAVAREDWSGEDALRPLTTRGTKQAKAAAGPLSAFGVRKIVSSDAVRCVTTVMPLAAALGHKIRRTPEISQDAWEEGTADVRAVIGHRVRARKPAVVCSHGPVLPDILRELALATGTLHGSYLDEAAALPVGAFSVAHVSADNPGSGIIAIETHEPKV encoded by the coding sequence ATGAGCGAGACGGCCGTCTACGCCGCCGGCGGCGTCGTCTGGCGCCTGGTCGACGGACGCGTGAACATCCTGGTGATCCACCGCACCGCCTACGCCGACGTCACCCTTCCCAAGGGCAAGGTGGACCCGGGCGAGACGCTCGCCGAGACGGCCGTGCGCGAGATCTTCGAAGAGACCGGCATCCACGTGCACCTGGGCGTGCCGGTGGGCGTCTCCCGGTACACGCTGCCCAGCAAGCGCACGAAGATCGTGCACTACTGGGCGGCCCACGCGACCGACGATGCGATCCGTGCATCGCAGTTCGTGCCGAACAAAGAGATCGCCGCGATCGAGTGGCTGACGCCGAAGAAGGCGCGATCGCGCATGAGCTATCCGGTGGATGTCGAGATCCTGGACAATTTCACCCGCCTGATCGACGACGGCGTGCTGCACACGTTTCCGATCGTCGTGCTGCGTCACGCGAAGGCCGTGGCGCGCGAGGACTGGAGCGGCGAGGACGCCCTGCGCCCGCTGACCACCCGTGGCACCAAACAGGCCAAAGCCGCCGCGGGACCGCTGAGCGCGTTCGGCGTGCGCAAGATCGTGAGCTCGGACGCGGTTCGATGCGTGACCACCGTGATGCCGCTGGCGGCCGCTCTCGGACACAAGATCCGCCGGACGCCCGAGATCAGCCAGGACGCGTGGGAAGAGGGAACCGCCGACGTGCGGGCCGTCATCGGCCACCGGGTGCGGGCGCGCAAACCCGCCGTCGTGTGCAGCCACGGGCCCGTCCTGCCCGACATCCTCCGCGAACTGGCACTGGCCACCGGCACGCTGCACGGCTCATATCTGGACGAGGCCGCCGCGCTTCCGGTCGGCGCGTTCTCAGTCGCCCATGTGTCAGCCGACAACCCCGGCTCGGGCATCATCGCCATCGAGACGCACGAGCCGAAGGTCTGA
- the pstS gene encoding phosphate ABC transporter substrate-binding protein PstS yields the protein MKLTRIAPLGVMALAGALALAGCAANEAGATDTSTSNGTATGSALKGTLNGIGSSAQGTAQQVWIAGIQTANPDLTVNYDPQGSGAGRKSFISGAADFAGSDAALKDAELAGTFALCAPGTKAIDLPVYISPIAIAYNVAGVTDLKLDAPTIAGIFSGKITRWNDPKIAALNSGASLPDAAIVVVHRSDDSGTTQNFTEYLAANAKDVWTAPASQTYPFPVGDAAKGTSGVAEATKNAKNSITYIDESGAAGLSIAELKVGDTFTKISAEGAAKVVADSPQVSGREANDLAIAIDHTDTQAGAWPLVLVSYVIACQQYQDAATASLVSNYVQYVAGDAAQQAAAQQAGSAPLSSELSTKVIAAAQSIK from the coding sequence GTGAAGCTCACCCGCATCGCCCCTCTGGGCGTCATGGCCCTCGCCGGTGCCCTCGCCCTGGCCGGCTGCGCCGCGAACGAAGCAGGCGCGACCGACACATCGACATCCAACGGAACCGCCACCGGCTCGGCGCTGAAGGGCACGCTCAACGGCATCGGCTCCTCGGCGCAGGGCACCGCCCAGCAGGTCTGGATCGCCGGCATCCAGACGGCCAACCCCGACCTGACCGTGAACTACGACCCGCAGGGCTCGGGCGCGGGACGCAAGTCCTTCATCTCGGGCGCGGCCGACTTCGCCGGCTCCGACGCTGCGCTGAAGGACGCAGAGCTCGCCGGAACCTTCGCGCTGTGCGCACCCGGCACCAAGGCCATCGACCTGCCCGTCTACATCTCGCCGATCGCGATCGCCTACAACGTCGCCGGGGTCACAGATCTGAAGCTGGATGCTCCGACCATCGCCGGGATCTTCTCGGGCAAGATCACCAGATGGAACGACCCGAAGATCGCGGCCCTGAACAGCGGCGCGTCGCTGCCGGACGCCGCGATCGTCGTCGTGCACCGCTCGGATGACTCGGGCACCACGCAGAACTTCACCGAGTACCTGGCCGCGAACGCGAAGGACGTCTGGACCGCTCCCGCGTCTCAGACCTATCCGTTCCCGGTCGGTGACGCGGCCAAGGGCACGTCGGGCGTCGCCGAGGCCACCAAGAACGCGAAGAACTCGATCACCTACATCGACGAGTCGGGCGCGGCGGGCCTGTCGATCGCCGAGCTGAAGGTCGGCGACACCTTCACGAAGATCTCGGCCGAAGGCGCCGCCAAGGTCGTCGCCGATTCACCTCAGGTGTCCGGCCGCGAGGCGAACGACCTTGCGATCGCCATCGACCACACCGACACGCAGGCCGGCGCGTGGCCGCTCGTGCTGGTCTCGTACGTGATCGCATGCCAGCAGTACCAAGATGCCGCCACGGCCTCTCTGGTCAGCAACTACGTGCAGTACGTCGCCGGCGACGCCGCACAGCAGGCCGCCGCACAGCAGGCGGGCTCCGCTCCGCTGTCGAGCGAACTGTCAACGAAGGTGATCGCCGCCGCTCAGTCGATCAAGTGA